One genomic region from Streptomyces sp. NBC_00457 encodes:
- a CDS encoding Crp/Fnr family transcriptional regulator: MDDVLRRNPLFAALDDEQSAELRASMSEVTLARGDSLFHEGDPGDRLYVVTEGKVKLHRTSPDGRENMLAVVGPGELIGELSLFDPGPRTATATALTEVKLLGLGHGDLQPWLNARPEVATALLRAVARRLRKTNDQMSDLVFSDVPGRVARALLDLSRRFGVQSEEGIHVVHDLTQEELAQLVGASRETVNKALADFAQRGWLRLEARAVILLDVERLAKRSR, encoded by the coding sequence GTGGACGACGTTCTGCGGCGCAATCCGCTCTTCGCGGCGCTCGATGACGAGCAGTCCGCGGAGCTGCGCGCCTCCATGAGTGAGGTGACCCTCGCACGTGGCGACTCCCTGTTCCACGAGGGCGACCCGGGCGACCGGCTCTACGTCGTCACCGAGGGCAAGGTCAAGCTCCACCGCACCTCGCCCGACGGCCGCGAGAACATGCTGGCCGTCGTCGGCCCCGGCGAGCTCATCGGCGAACTGTCGCTCTTCGACCCGGGCCCGCGCACGGCGACCGCCACCGCGCTGACCGAGGTCAAGCTGCTGGGCCTGGGCCACGGCGACCTCCAGCCCTGGCTGAACGCCCGCCCCGAGGTGGCCACCGCACTGCTGCGCGCCGTCGCCCGCCGGCTGCGCAAGACCAACGACCAGATGTCCGACCTGGTCTTCTCCGACGTCCCCGGCCGTGTCGCGCGCGCCCTGCTGGACCTCTCCCGCCGCTTCGGCGTGCAGTCCGAGGAGGGCATCCACGTCGTCCACGACCTCACGCAGGAGGAGCTGGCCCAGCTGGTCGGCGCCTCCCGCGAGACGGTCAACAAGGCGCTCGCCGACTTCGCCCAGCGCGGATGGCTCCGCCTCGAGGCACGCGCGGTGATCCTGCTGGACGTGGAGCGGCTCGCCAAGCGCTCGCGGTAG
- a CDS encoding nucleotidyltransferase domain-containing protein: MTTSRGLDSLGFIEREGSLGQVPPAFRPVVATARDRVLDLFGARLDSAYLYGSIPRGTARVGRSDLDLLAVLREEPGVADREGARTLGEAVDKEFGQVDGVGILLVSRAQVLSEPERYDLGWFVACLCTPLLGEDLAEYLPRYRPDSLLARETNGDLALLLPRWHERIAAADSADEARRPLVRFMSRRLVRTGFTLVMPRWNGWTSDLAEMAEAFAAYYPARGEQMRAAAVLGREPTGDPDILTSYVDDLGPWLAEEYARVHGVKAPRPNP; encoded by the coding sequence TTGACGACGTCAAGGGGGCTCGACTCCCTCGGCTTCATCGAGCGTGAGGGCTCTCTCGGGCAGGTCCCGCCCGCCTTCCGTCCCGTCGTAGCCACCGCCCGGGACCGCGTGCTCGATCTCTTCGGCGCGCGGCTGGACAGCGCGTACCTCTACGGGTCGATTCCGCGCGGCACCGCGCGCGTGGGGCGCAGCGATCTGGATCTGCTCGCCGTGCTGCGCGAGGAGCCCGGCGTGGCGGACCGGGAGGGCGCGCGGACGCTGGGTGAGGCGGTCGACAAGGAGTTCGGGCAGGTCGACGGGGTCGGGATCCTGCTGGTCAGCCGGGCACAGGTACTGAGCGAGCCGGAGCGGTACGACCTGGGGTGGTTCGTCGCGTGCCTGTGCACGCCGCTGCTCGGCGAGGATCTCGCCGAGTACCTGCCGCGCTACCGGCCCGACTCGCTGCTCGCCCGCGAGACCAACGGCGACCTGGCCCTGCTCCTCCCCCGCTGGCACGAGCGGATCGCCGCGGCGGACTCCGCCGACGAGGCCCGGCGGCCCCTCGTACGCTTCATGTCCCGCCGCCTCGTCCGCACCGGCTTCACGCTCGTCATGCCGCGCTGGAACGGCTGGACGAGCGATCTGGCCGAAATGGCCGAGGCGTTCGCCGCGTACTACCCCGCGCGCGGGGAGCAGATGCGGGCCGCCGCCGTCCTCGGCCGCGAGCCGACCGGCGACCCGGACATCCTCACGTCGTACGTCGACGACCTCGGGCCGTGGCTCGCCGAGGAGTACGCGCGCGTGCACGGCGTCAAAGCGCCCCGGCCCAACCCCTAG
- a CDS encoding MBL fold metallo-hydrolase: MTDAAALPGQPRGGVLSGPATPRAVNVLAPNASAMTLDGTNTWILSEPDSELAVVVDPGPLDESHLRTVLDAAEKAGKRIALTLLTHGHPDHAEGAARFAELTGTNVRALDPALRLGEEGLAAGDAVTVGGLELRVVPTPGHTSDSLCFHLPADRAVVTGDTILGRGTTVVAHPDGRLGDYLDSLRRLRSLTVDDGVHTVLPGHGPVLEDAQGAVEFYLAHRAHRLAQIETAVENGHRTPSEVVAHVYADVDRSLWPAAELSVRAQLDYLEEHGLI, translated from the coding sequence ATGACCGACGCAGCCGCCCTCCCCGGCCAGCCGAGGGGTGGGGTTCTCTCGGGACCCGCCACCCCACGGGCCGTCAACGTCCTTGCGCCCAATGCCTCGGCGATGACCCTGGACGGCACCAATACGTGGATCCTGTCGGAGCCCGACTCCGAACTGGCCGTGGTGGTCGATCCGGGTCCACTGGACGAGAGCCATCTGCGCACCGTCCTGGACGCCGCCGAGAAGGCCGGCAAGCGCATCGCTCTGACGCTGCTGACGCACGGTCACCCCGATCACGCCGAAGGCGCCGCCCGTTTCGCCGAGCTGACGGGCACGAACGTGCGGGCCCTGGACCCGGCGCTGCGGCTGGGCGAAGAGGGGCTGGCGGCTGGGGACGCGGTGACGGTCGGCGGCCTGGAGCTGAGGGTCGTACCGACGCCCGGGCACACCTCGGACTCCCTGTGCTTCCATCTCCCGGCCGACCGGGCGGTCGTGACCGGCGACACGATCCTGGGCCGCGGTACGACGGTGGTGGCGCATCCCGACGGCCGCCTGGGCGACTATCTGGACTCCCTGCGACGGCTCAGGTCCCTCACCGTCGACGACGGCGTCCACACCGTCCTGCCGGGCCATGGACCGGTCCTGGAGGACGCCCAGGGCGCCGTGGAGTTCTATCTCGCCCACCGTGCCCACCGTCTCGCCCAGATCGAGACGGCCGTGGAGAACGGCCACCGCACGCCGTCGGAGGTCGTCGCCCATGTGTACGCGGACGTGGACCGGTCCCTGTGGCCCGCGGCGGAGTTGTCGGTACGGGCCCAGCTGGACTACCTGGAGGAGCACGGCCTCATCTAG
- a CDS encoding NUDIX hydrolase, whose amino-acid sequence MANGQWYPQEWPALIRALAEGTLTPVTPRRAATVMLLKDTDAGPVVHMLRRRASMAFAGGAYAYPGGGVDPRDDDHHIRWAGPTRAWWADRLGVDETTEAQAIVCAAVRETYEEAGVLLAGPTPDSVVGDTTGDDWEADRAALVARDLSFAEFLERRGLVLRSDLLGAWTRWITPEFEPRRYDTWFFVAALPEGQRTRNVSTEADRTVWTAPADAAASYDKGELLMMPPTIATLRQLSPYATAAAALAAAPDRDMTPVLAKARLQDDEIVLSWPGHDEFTKHIPTGGP is encoded by the coding sequence ATGGCAAACGGGCAGTGGTATCCCCAGGAGTGGCCGGCCCTGATCCGCGCCCTCGCGGAAGGAACCCTCACCCCGGTCACCCCGCGGCGCGCGGCCACCGTCATGCTCCTGAAGGACACCGACGCCGGCCCTGTCGTCCACATGCTGCGCAGACGCGCCTCCATGGCCTTCGCCGGAGGCGCGTACGCCTATCCGGGCGGCGGTGTCGACCCGCGGGACGACGACCACCACATCCGCTGGGCGGGCCCCACGCGCGCGTGGTGGGCGGACAGACTCGGCGTCGACGAGACCACGGAGGCCCAGGCGATCGTCTGCGCGGCGGTACGGGAGACGTACGAGGAGGCAGGCGTCCTTCTCGCGGGCCCCACCCCCGACTCGGTCGTCGGTGACACCACCGGCGACGACTGGGAGGCGGACCGTGCCGCCCTGGTCGCCCGGGATCTGTCGTTCGCGGAGTTTCTGGAGCGCCGTGGCCTGGTCCTGCGCTCGGATCTGCTGGGCGCCTGGACCCGCTGGATCACCCCGGAGTTCGAACCCCGCCGCTATGACACCTGGTTCTTCGTGGCGGCCCTGCCTGAGGGCCAGCGCACCCGGAACGTCTCCACGGAGGCCGACCGCACGGTGTGGACGGCACCGGCCGACGCCGCCGCGTCGTACGACAAGGGCGAGCTGCTGATGATGCCGCCCACCATCGCGACCCTGCGTCAGCTGTCCCCGTACGCCACGGCCGCCGCGGCGCTCGCCGCCGCGCCCGACCGTGACATGACCCCTGTCCTGGCCAAGGCCCGCCTCCAGGACGACGAGATCGTGCTGTCCTGGCCGGGCCACGACGAGTTCACGAAGCACATCCCCACGGGCGGGCCCTGA
- a CDS encoding RidA family protein: MSAVETKLAELGLTLPEVVPPLAAYQPAVLSGVYVYTAGQLPMVDGKLPVTGKVGAEVTPEEAKELARTCALNALAAVKSVVGDLDRIARVVKVVGFVASASDFTGQPGVLNGASELLGAVLGDKGVHARSAVGVAVLPLDAPVEVEVQVELVP, translated from the coding sequence GTGAGCGCGGTCGAGACCAAGCTGGCCGAGCTCGGCCTGACCCTGCCGGAGGTCGTCCCGCCGCTCGCCGCGTACCAGCCGGCCGTGCTCAGTGGTGTGTACGTCTACACCGCCGGCCAGCTCCCGATGGTGGACGGCAAGCTTCCGGTCACCGGCAAGGTGGGTGCGGAGGTCACGCCCGAGGAGGCCAAGGAGCTCGCCCGCACGTGCGCGCTGAACGCCCTCGCCGCGGTCAAGTCCGTCGTGGGTGACCTGGACCGCATCGCGCGCGTGGTGAAGGTCGTCGGCTTCGTCGCCTCGGCCTCGGACTTCACCGGCCAGCCGGGCGTCCTCAACGGCGCGAGTGAACTCCTTGGCGCGGTCCTGGGCGACAAGGGCGTGCACGCGCGCAGTGCGGTGGGCGTGGCGGTGCTGCCGCTGGACGCGCCGGTGGAGGTCGAGGTCCAGGTGGAGCTGGTGCCGTAA
- a CDS encoding DUF4177 domain-containing protein has translation MTKWEYATVPLLVHATKQILDTWGEDGWELVQVVPGPNNPEQLVAYLKREKQ, from the coding sequence ATGACCAAGTGGGAATACGCAACCGTGCCGCTGCTCGTCCACGCCACGAAGCAGATTCTGGACACCTGGGGCGAGGACGGCTGGGAGCTCGTCCAGGTCGTGCCCGGGCCGAACAACCCCGAGCAGCTGGTGGCCTACCTGAAGCGGGAGAAGCAGTGA
- a CDS encoding ArsA-related P-loop ATPase, which translates to MSRLQVVSGKGGTGKTTVAAALALALATEGKRTLLVEVEGRQGIAQLFEAEALPYEERKIAVAPGGGEVYALAIDPELALLDYLQMFYKLGGAGRALKKLGAIDFATTIAPGLRDVLLTGKACEAVRRKDKAGRFVYDYVVMDAPPTGRITRFLNVNDEVAGLAKIGPIHNQAQAVMRVLKSKETAVHLVTLLEEMPVQETVDGISELRGARLPVGRIMVNMVRPEVLDAADLDLVRAVPRTSVARSLSAAGLGGARRGGNAEKLVDPLLAQAEEYAERHALEHEQRAVLSELGLPLHELPLLAEGMDLAGLYELATELREQGMS; encoded by the coding sequence GTGAGCAGGCTCCAGGTCGTCAGCGGCAAGGGCGGAACCGGTAAGACCACGGTGGCCGCCGCACTCGCGTTGGCCCTCGCCACCGAGGGGAAGCGCACGCTTCTCGTCGAGGTCGAGGGCCGGCAGGGCATCGCACAGCTCTTCGAGGCGGAGGCGCTGCCTTACGAGGAGCGCAAGATCGCCGTCGCTCCCGGGGGCGGGGAGGTGTACGCACTCGCCATCGACCCCGAACTGGCCCTGCTGGACTACCTCCAGATGTTCTACAAGCTGGGCGGCGCGGGCCGGGCCCTGAAAAAGCTCGGCGCCATCGACTTCGCCACCACCATCGCCCCGGGCCTGAGGGACGTACTCCTGACCGGCAAGGCATGCGAGGCCGTGCGCAGGAAGGACAAGGCCGGGCGGTTCGTCTACGACTACGTCGTCATGGACGCGCCGCCCACCGGACGCATCACCCGCTTCCTGAACGTCAACGACGAGGTGGCCGGGCTCGCGAAGATCGGCCCGATACACAATCAGGCGCAGGCCGTGATGCGGGTGCTGAAGTCCAAGGAGACGGCCGTCCACCTGGTGACGCTGCTCGAGGAGATGCCCGTACAGGAGACCGTGGACGGGATCTCCGAGCTGCGGGGAGCGCGGCTGCCGGTAGGGCGGATCATGGTCAACATGGTGCGGCCCGAGGTGCTGGACGCGGCCGATCTGGATCTCGTACGAGCCGTGCCGCGGACCTCGGTCGCCAGGTCGCTGTCCGCGGCCGGACTCGGCGGCGCGCGGCGCGGCGGAAACGCCGAGAAGCTGGTCGATCCGCTGCTGGCGCAGGCCGAGGAGTACGCCGAGCGGCACGCGTTGGAGCACGAACAGCGGGCCGTCCTGAGCGAACTGGGCCTGCCGCTGCACGAACTGCCGCTGCTCGCCGAGGGCATGGACCTGGCGGGCCTGTACGAACTTGCCACGGAGTTGCGGGAACAGGGGATGTCATGA
- a CDS encoding ArsA family ATPase, whose amino-acid sequence MSPDHSAHTHDTARHHLSPARMLDVDPLIDDPKTRIVVCCGSGGVGKTTTAAALGLRAAERGRKVVVLTIDPARRLAQSMGIDSLDNVPRRVKGVDGEGELHAMMLDMKRTFDEIVEAHADPERAAAILGNPFYQSLSAGFAGTQEYMAMEKLGQLRAKDEWDLIVVDTPPSRSALDFLDAPKRLGSFLDGRLIRLLTAPAKLGGRAGMKFLNVGMSMMTGTLGKLLGGQLLKDVQTFVAAMDTTFGGFRTRADATFKLLQAPGTAFLVVAAPERDALREAAYFVERLAAEDMPLAGLVLNRVHGSGATRLSAERALAAAENLDLVGEPVGDPAAENLEEPRIVDQEGGKAGLRNSPDTYGSSESPAPATPAPAEGSPADTADQDPERSVDQLTAGLLRLHAERMRLLSREQRTRDRFTALHPEVAMAEVAALPGDVHDLAGLRDIGNRLAANRPELPSSD is encoded by the coding sequence ATGAGTCCGGACCACTCGGCCCACACGCACGACACCGCCCGCCACCACCTCTCCCCCGCGCGCATGCTCGACGTCGATCCGCTGATCGACGATCCGAAGACCCGCATCGTGGTGTGCTGCGGCTCGGGCGGGGTCGGCAAGACGACCACGGCGGCGGCGCTGGGGCTGCGTGCCGCCGAGCGCGGCCGGAAGGTGGTCGTCCTCACCATCGACCCGGCCCGCCGGCTCGCCCAGTCCATGGGCATCGACTCCCTCGACAACGTGCCGCGCCGGGTGAAGGGCGTGGACGGCGAGGGTGAGCTGCACGCCATGATGCTGGACATGAAGCGCACCTTCGACGAGATCGTCGAGGCGCACGCGGACCCCGAGCGGGCGGCCGCGATCCTGGGCAACCCCTTCTACCAGTCGCTCTCGGCGGGCTTCGCGGGCACGCAGGAGTACATGGCGATGGAGAAGCTGGGGCAGCTGCGGGCGAAGGACGAGTGGGATCTGATCGTCGTCGACACGCCCCCGTCCCGTTCCGCGCTGGACTTCCTGGACGCGCCCAAGCGGCTCGGCTCCTTCCTGGACGGCCGCCTGATCCGGCTGCTGACGGCGCCGGCGAAGCTGGGCGGCCGCGCCGGGATGAAGTTCCTGAACGTCGGCATGTCGATGATGACCGGCACTCTCGGCAAGCTGCTCGGCGGACAGCTCCTGAAGGACGTACAGACGTTCGTGGCCGCGATGGACACGACCTTCGGTGGCTTCCGTACGCGCGCGGACGCGACGTTCAAGCTGCTGCAGGCGCCCGGGACGGCGTTCCTGGTGGTCGCGGCGCCAGAGCGGGACGCGCTGCGGGAGGCGGCGTACTTCGTGGAGCGGCTGGCCGCAGAGGACATGCCGCTGGCGGGCCTGGTGCTCAACCGGGTCCACGGCAGCGGCGCCACCCGGCTGTCGGCCGAGCGGGCGCTCGCCGCCGCGGAAAATCTTGATCTCGTGGGCGAGCCCGTGGGTGACCCCGCCGCGGAAAATCTTGAAGAGCCCCGCATTGTCGATCAGGAGGGCGGGAAAGCTGGACTTCGTAACTCTCCCGACACGTACGGCAGTTCAGAATCTCCCGCTCCCGCAACACCAGCGCCGGCCGAAGGCTCCCCCGCCGATACCGCCGACCAGGACCCGGAGCGCTCCGTCGACCAGCTCACCGCAGGCCTGTTGAGGCTGCACGCCGAGCGTATGCGGCTGCTCTCCCGCGAGCAGCGCACACGTGATCGCTTCACCGCACTCCACCCCGAGGTGGCGATGGCCGAAGTGGCCGCGCTGCCCGGCGACGTACACGACCTCGCGGGGCTGCGGGACATCGGGAACCGGCTCGCGGCCAACCGGCCGGAGCTGCCGAGCAGTGACTGA
- the wblA gene encoding transcriptional regulator WblA has product MGWVTDWSAQAACRTTDPDELFVQGAAQNRAKAVCTGCPVRTECLADALDNRVEFGVWGGMTERERRALLRRRPTVTSWRRLLETARTEYERGAGILPLDDDEVYENYAAVS; this is encoded by the coding sequence ATGGGCTGGGTAACCGACTGGAGTGCGCAGGCGGCCTGTCGCACTACCGATCCGGACGAACTGTTCGTTCAAGGAGCAGCGCAGAACAGGGCCAAGGCGGTGTGCACCGGATGTCCGGTGCGGACCGAGTGCCTTGCCGACGCGCTGGACAACCGCGTCGAGTTCGGCGTGTGGGGAGGAATGACCGAGCGGGAGCGCCGCGCACTGCTGCGCAGGCGGCCCACCGTGACCTCCTGGCGCCGACTGCTGGAGACCGCGCGGACGGAGTACGAGCGGGGGGCCGGCATCCTGCCCCTCGACGACGACGAGGTGTACGAGAACTACGCGGCCGTGAGCTGA
- a CDS encoding transglycosylase domain-containing protein: protein MRKKRSGGGLSPTQEAAKFLGVSVLAGAVLAGIALPAFGALGLAAKESVEGFDKIPANLKQPPLSQRTTILDANGDQMATVYSRDRTVVDLKGISPYMQKAIVAIEDSRFYQHGAVDLKGVLRALNRNAQSGGVAEGASTLTQQYVKNVFVEEAGDDPTKVAQATQQTLGRKIQELQYAIQVEEELGKKKILENYLNITFFGQQAYGVEAAARRYFSKSAKDLNLQESALLAGIVQSPSRYDPVNDEAEATKRRNTVLQRMADVGDVSQAEADKAKEAPLGLKVSKPKNGCITAVKGAGFFCDYVREVFLSDKTFGKTKEARAKIWNQGGLTIRTTLDPQAQESAQQSIKDHVYKTDEVATAATIVEPGTGKILAMGQSRPYGFGKNETQINLSVNRAMGGGAGYQPGSTFKPIVAAAALEGGMPANKTYAAPYEMNYPSPIQQCDGKVYRNDGPDPVKLTNENETEVGPYSMEEATAKSVNTYYVEMIADIGTCPVVEMAKKMGVQRADGSKMDQGPAIALGTQEMSPLTMAAGYATFASRGMYCTPVAIESISQRIGGKTKSLDVPKSTCSRAMSENTADTINTLLKGVVEDGTGTQAGLGSRPSAGKTGTTDERYAAWFVGYTPNMAGAVWVGDPAHDRRMTDISIGGVKHDKVFGGEVPGPIWRDMMTGALADKEAPPFNLVDIPEADTGRGDGDGDGDGNGNEDGDNGDENGGLIGGLIGGGNGGGDAEPTPSFSIPENLFEGQDGGNNGNGNGGNWP from the coding sequence ATGCGAAAGAAGCGCTCGGGTGGTGGGCTGTCGCCCACGCAGGAGGCCGCAAAGTTCCTCGGTGTCAGTGTGCTCGCGGGAGCCGTGCTGGCCGGCATCGCGCTGCCGGCGTTCGGCGCGCTGGGGCTGGCCGCGAAGGAATCGGTCGAGGGGTTCGACAAGATCCCGGCCAACCTCAAGCAGCCACCGCTGAGCCAGCGCACCACCATCCTCGACGCCAACGGCGACCAGATGGCCACGGTCTACTCCCGTGACCGCACGGTGGTCGACCTCAAGGGCATCTCGCCGTACATGCAGAAGGCGATCGTCGCGATCGAGGACTCGCGCTTCTACCAGCACGGCGCGGTCGACCTGAAGGGCGTCCTGCGCGCGCTGAACCGGAACGCGCAGAGCGGCGGCGTCGCCGAGGGCGCGTCCACGCTCACCCAGCAGTACGTGAAGAACGTCTTCGTGGAGGAGGCCGGCGACGACCCGACGAAGGTCGCCCAGGCCACCCAGCAGACCCTCGGCCGCAAGATTCAGGAGCTCCAGTACGCGATCCAGGTCGAGGAGGAGCTCGGCAAGAAGAAGATCCTCGAGAACTACCTGAACATCACGTTCTTCGGTCAGCAGGCGTACGGCGTCGAGGCGGCCGCCCGGCGGTACTTCTCCAAGTCCGCCAAGGACCTCAACCTCCAGGAGTCGGCCCTCCTCGCCGGCATCGTCCAGTCCCCCAGCCGGTACGACCCGGTCAACGACGAGGCCGAGGCCACCAAGCGGCGCAACACCGTGCTCCAGCGCATGGCCGACGTCGGCGACGTCTCCCAGGCGGAGGCCGACAAGGCCAAGGAGGCACCGCTGGGGCTGAAGGTCAGCAAGCCGAAGAACGGGTGCATCACGGCGGTCAAGGGCGCCGGCTTCTTCTGCGACTACGTGCGCGAGGTGTTCCTGAGCGACAAGACCTTCGGCAAGACCAAGGAGGCCCGGGCGAAGATCTGGAACCAGGGTGGTCTGACGATCCGTACGACGCTCGACCCGCAGGCCCAGGAGTCGGCCCAGCAGTCGATCAAGGATCACGTGTACAAGACCGACGAAGTGGCGACCGCCGCCACCATCGTCGAGCCGGGCACCGGCAAGATCCTGGCGATGGGCCAGTCGCGCCCGTACGGCTTCGGCAAGAACGAGACGCAGATCAACCTCTCCGTGAACCGGGCGATGGGCGGCGGCGCGGGCTATCAGCCCGGTTCGACGTTCAAGCCGATCGTTGCGGCGGCCGCGCTTGAGGGCGGTATGCCGGCGAACAAGACGTATGCGGCGCCGTACGAGATGAACTACCCGAGCCCGATCCAGCAGTGCGACGGCAAGGTCTACCGCAACGACGGGCCCGACCCGGTCAAGCTCACCAACGAGAACGAGACCGAGGTGGGCCCGTACTCCATGGAGGAAGCGACGGCGAAGTCCGTCAACACCTACTACGTGGAGATGATCGCCGACATCGGCACCTGCCCGGTGGTCGAGATGGCCAAGAAGATGGGCGTCCAGAGGGCGGACGGCTCGAAGATGGACCAGGGTCCGGCGATCGCGCTGGGCACCCAGGAGATGTCCCCGCTGACCATGGCCGCCGGTTACGCGACCTTCGCCTCGCGCGGGATGTACTGCACACCGGTCGCCATCGAGTCCATCAGCCAGCGGATCGGTGGAAAAACCAAGTCGCTCGACGTCCCGAAGTCGACCTGCTCGCGCGCCATGTCCGAGAACACGGCCGACACCATCAACACGCTGCTGAAAGGCGTGGTCGAGGACGGTACGGGTACCCAGGCCGGACTCGGCAGCCGCCCGAGCGCCGGTAAGACCGGTACGACGGACGAGCGTTACGCCGCCTGGTTCGTGGGCTACACGCCCAACATGGCCGGTGCCGTCTGGGTCGGCGACCCCGCGCATGACCGGCGGATGACCGACATCAGCATCGGCGGCGTCAAGCACGACAAGGTGTTCGGTGGTGAGGTCCCCGGCCCCATCTGGCGGGACATGATGACCGGCGCGCTGGCGGACAAGGAAGCGCCCCCGTTCAACCTCGTCGACATCCCTGAGGCCGACACGGGCCGCGGGGACGGCGACGGCGACGGTGATGGGAACGGCAACGAAGACGGTGACAACGGCGACGAGAACGGCGGCCTCATCGGCGGTCTGATCGGTGGCGGCAACGGCGGCGGCGACGCCGAACCGACGCCTTCCTTCTCCATCCCGGAGAACCTCTTCGAGGGGCAGGACGGCGGGAACAACGGGAACGGCAATGGGGGGAACTGGCCCTGA
- a CDS encoding GatB/YqeY domain-containing protein has translation MTNLKSKLQDDLNTAIKARDELRSSTLRLTLSAITKEEVAGKEKRELSDDEVQKVITREAKKRREAADAFAQGGRPEQAEREKAEGEVLAAYLPKQLGDAELEQIVAQAVEEARAAGAEGPRAMGAVMKIVNPKVAGQAEGGRVAAAVKKLLAG, from the coding sequence ATGACCAACCTCAAGTCGAAGCTCCAGGATGACCTCAACACCGCGATCAAGGCGCGCGACGAGCTCCGCTCCTCGACGCTCCGGCTGACGCTCTCCGCGATCACCAAGGAGGAGGTCGCGGGCAAGGAGAAGCGCGAGCTCTCCGACGACGAGGTGCAGAAGGTGATCACCCGCGAGGCGAAGAAGCGGCGCGAGGCCGCCGACGCCTTCGCGCAGGGCGGTCGCCCCGAGCAGGCCGAGCGGGAGAAGGCGGAGGGCGAGGTGCTCGCCGCGTACCTGCCCAAGCAGCTCGGCGACGCGGAGCTGGAGCAGATCGTCGCGCAGGCCGTCGAGGAGGCCAGGGCGGCGGGCGCCGAGGGGCCGCGCGCCATGGGCGCCGTGATGAAGATCGTGAACCCGAAGGTCGCCGGGCAGGCGGAGGGCGGCCGGGTCGCCGCCGCGGTCAAGAAGCTGCTCGCGGGCTGA
- a CDS encoding metallophosphoesterase: MRARYGVPLGIAAAGAAGLVYAAGVETRSFRLRRVTVPVLPAGMRPLRMLQVSDIHMVRGQRKKQRWLRSLAGLRPDFILNTGDNLSDPEGVPEVLDALGPLMEFPGAYVFGSNDYYGPTLRNPGRYLTEKLRGKHGLNGNPPVVGAVHNPWEDIRDGFDAAGWLNLTNTRGTLKIEGAAVELTGLDDPHIKRDRYERVAGGPSGDADFSMGVVHAPYLRALDAFAADGYPLILAGHTHGGQLCIPFYGALVTNCDLDTERVKGLSTHQAEGRTAYLHVSAGCGTSRYAPVRFACPPEATLLTLVGRE; this comes from the coding sequence ATGCGCGCGCGATACGGAGTCCCCCTGGGAATCGCGGCGGCTGGTGCCGCCGGTCTGGTCTATGCGGCGGGTGTCGAGACCCGCTCCTTCCGTCTGAGGCGGGTGACCGTCCCGGTCCTGCCTGCCGGGATGCGGCCGCTGCGCATGCTCCAGGTCTCCGACATCCACATGGTGAGGGGACAGCGCAAGAAGCAGCGCTGGCTGCGCTCGCTGGCCGGTCTGCGCCCCGACTTCATCCTCAACACGGGTGACAACCTGTCCGACCCGGAGGGCGTCCCCGAGGTGCTGGACGCGCTGGGCCCGCTGATGGAGTTCCCGGGCGCGTACGTCTTCGGCTCCAACGACTACTACGGCCCCACCCTCCGCAACCCCGGCCGGTACTTGACCGAGAAGCTCCGGGGCAAGCACGGCCTCAACGGCAACCCGCCGGTCGTGGGCGCCGTCCACAACCCGTGGGAGGACATCCGGGACGGCTTCGACGCGGCGGGCTGGCTGAACCTGACGAACACGCGCGGCACGCTGAAGATCGAGGGCGCGGCGGTCGAGCTGACGGGACTGGACGACCCGCACATCAAGCGGGACCGGTACGAGCGGGTGGCCGGCGGCCCCTCCGGCGACGCCGACTTCTCGATGGGCGTGGTGCACGCACCGTATCTGCGCGCGCTGGACGCGTTCGCGGCGGACGGCTATCCCCTGATCCTCGCGGGCCACACACACGGCGGCCAGCTGTGCATCCCCTTCTACGGCGCCCTGGTCACCAACTGCGACCTGGACACGGAGCGGGTGAAGGGGCTGTCCACGCATCAGGCGGAGGGCCGTACGGCGTATCTGCATGTGTCGGCGGGGTGCGGGACGAGCAGGTACGCGCCGGTACGGTTCGCGTGCCCGCCGGAGGCGACGTTGTTGACGCTGGTGGGGCGGGAGTAG